Below is a window of Rodentibacter sp. JRC1 DNA.
ACTTGCGTGATGCTAACGCTGCGTGGGATTTCTGGTCTCGCCACCCTGAATCAATGCACCAAATTATGACGTTATTCTCTGACCGTGGTATTCCACAAACATTACGTCATATGAATGGTTACGGTAGCCACACTTATAGCTTTGTCAACGAAGCGAATGAGCGTTTCTGGGTGAAATTCCATTTCAAAACCCAACAAGGCCATAAATTCTATACCAACGAAGAAGCGGCAAAAGTTGTAGGCGAGAACCGTGAGTCTAGTCAACAAGATTTGTTTGAGTCCATTGAGCGTGGTGAATTCCCACGTTGGACAGTACAAGTCCAAATTATGCCGGAAGCCGATGCTCACAAACATAACTATGCATTTGACTTAACCAAAGTATGGCCACACGCTGATTACCCAGTGATCGAAGTGGGTGTGTTAGAATTAAACCGTAATCCGCAAAACTACTTTGCAGAAGTTGAACAAGCTGCCTTTGCACCAAGCAACATCGTACCGGGAATTGGTTTCTCACCGGATCGTATGTTACAAGGACGCTTATTCTCTTACCAAGATGCACAGCGTTACCGCTTAGGTGTGAACCATCACCAAATCCCGGTGAATGCACCAAAATGCCCATACCACACTACACATCGTGATGGAGCAATGCGTGTAGATCACAACGGCGGCACAAACCCTAATTACGCACCAAACCGTTTTGAAACTTATGTGCCAACCCACGATCAAGTTCCACTCCAAATTGAACGTGAAGCGGCTCACTTTAACTTCCGTGAATATGATGAGGATTATTACTCACAGCCGGCTGCGTTATACAATATCTTCACTTGTGAAGAAAAAGACCGCCTAGCGGCTAACTTTGCGGCAGGTCTTTCAGGTGTAACCGTACCGGAAATTGTGGAAAGACAATTAGCGCATTTTGAAAAAGTAAACACAGAATTAGCGAATGCAATTCGTAGCAAATTAGCTAAATAATAAAATTAAATGCCAAGGTATGAAAACCTTGGCATTTTTTATATATCTAATCATAGCTTGTTCAAGCTAAATTCGGATAATAATTTGACCGCACTTTTACACTAGTTTTGTGGATTCTTTTTCTAATCCCAACGTAATCGCCAGTGTTTGCACTAATGTCATTGTCGAGCATTGAGAACGAAATCCCAGCACTTGTGCTTCTTTAATAATAAAAGAAATATCACTAAAAGTAAGCAAAGGGCTAATTTGGCTATCCGTAATCGCAATTTGTCTTACTCCTTTCTTGGCGGCAATGCTGGCAATATTTAAGGTTTCATCCGCATAAGGTGAAAAACTGATAACAACAATAACGTCGCCCTCTTTAACCTGACTAAGCTGTTCATCAAACATTCCCCCTAATCCATCAATCACAAAAGAACGACAATCTAAATGTAGTAGGGCATAATTGAAATAGCAAGCGACACTAAAAGAACGTTTCAATCCAATAACAAAAATATTATTGGCTTGATTTAAAATTTTTGCCGCAGCACGAAGCTGTTGGGTATCGGTATTGGCTGCGAGCTGCTGAAGTGCGAGCCCATTGGCTTGAGAAAAAATAGATAAAATATTTTCAGCCGAGTTATTATGCTGCTTATTAAGTTTGTGGGAAAGTTGTAACCGTTCCGTATAATTGGTGGTTTTTTCCATAAGATTTTCCCGAAAGATCTGTTTCATTTCATTAAAACCGGAAAAACCAAACTCTGCAGCAAAGCGAATAAGGGTTGAAGGTGGGACATTAGCCTTTTCAGAAATAACGGCTACCGTATCAAAAACAATACTATCGCCGTTATCTAAAATATATTGAGCAACCTGCTTCAAACGTTTACTTAAACTATCATAACGTAATCGAATTTTATTTTGCAGATCTTTTAATTGCGTATTTTCTTCCATATTTACCTTTATAACCGATTGAACGGAAAGGACTATCGTCAATAATAAAAAGAAGAGTGATTTTCTACTTTTTTATTCACGACTATGCCGATGTCTCTTAATAATGCCCAAACAATGAGCAACCATTTTATATCAATATATTTTTTTAATAAAATCAAATCGCTGTTTTAATATATTTTTATTCAACACAAAAGACATATCGCATTCTATTTCCGATATTATGCGGTGATTACAGAATTTGTTATTTTTTAGAAACGGACATGACTGCCTAAATCTTCTTATTAATTTAACACCAATGGAGCCTATCAACATACATTCGGCTACATTGGTGTTCTCTGACTATTTTTCAAATTTTTTGGCATATTCAGAGGTATTTATCCAACTATGATCTTTCTCCCAACTAAAACGCCATTGTCTTACGGGCCCTGCCATCACATTTAGATAGTAATTATTATATCCTGCTATTGTTGCAACAGGGTGATAGCCTTTCGAAACTTGCACAACATCACCATCATAAACCGCCATACATTCATCTAAAGATCTATCATCAGTATAAACCCGCTGCAATGCAAAACCTTGTGGCGGATCAAAACGATGATAATAAGTTTCTTCCAAATAAGTTTCCTGATCTGAATTTTTCTGATCGTGTTTATGGCTTGGAAAAGAACTCGTGCAACCTTCATCCGTAAAAACCTCAACAACTAATAACGCATCAGCCGCTTCTGCTTCGGGCAAAATGTTATGGACCAAACGTTTATTATTGCCATACCCTCTTTTTTCAACGCTTATCTGTTCCGGCGTAATTAAACGTACAGGTAAATTCCCTTGGCTTGGTGCCCGACATACGGCAATTTCTGCTTCGGTATCAGCGGTGATATGAATAATTCGGTTATGCGGTACATAAACCGCATAAGGTGGAATTTTTTCGAAAGGTGTCATCCGATTACCGATTTTATGAAATGTTTGCTCTGCAACGGTTACACTGACTTTCCCGGCAATCATCACTAAACAGACTTCGGTTTTTTCAGTATCTAAAACTAAATTTTGCAGGTTTTTTAGATGATACATTTCAAAACCGACATATTCCCATTTAGCACTTTCCGGTGTAATTTTTTGTACTTCACCATTTTCTAAAGGGGCGTTTTTTCTGGATTTTGACAATAAATAACTCATATTTTCTCCTTACTTACTGAATATTCAAAATCATACGCTTTTAAACAAATTGGTCTAGAACATTTTTCCAAAAATTAGATCCAGCTCACAAAATGAAATTTTTATTTCAAAAAATGGTTCTTGATATTGATTTATTGAAATAAATATTTTACTTTGTATAAAGTCAGTATAGCTATTTCACTAATTAAGTTAAGGAGCAAATGATGGAAACCGTGCATAATTTTATTAATGGTAAACAAGTGGAAAGCCAAGGCGAAAGTGTTTGGCCTATTTTTAACCCTGCAACCGGTGAACAAATTCGCCAAGTCCGAATGAGTACGGCAGAAGAAGTAAATGCAGCCACAGAAGCTGCCTATAACGCTTTCCCTGCTTGGGCGGCGACTTCTCCACTCAGACGGGCTAGAATTTTATTTAAATTTAAAGAATTATTACAACGAGACTGGGACACGTTGGCACGCTTAATCACTGAAGAACACGGAAAAGTTTATTCGGATTCCTGCGGAGAACTGACTCGTGGATTAGAAGTAGTAGAATTTGCTTGTGGTATTCCTCATTTATTAAAAGGTGAATTTTCAGAACAAGTCGGCAAAGGGATCGATATTCATTCAAGTATGCAACCTCTAGGAGTAACGGTTGGTATTACGCCTTTTAACTTTCCTGCTATGGTGCCAATGTGGATGTTTCCTATTGCTTTAGCTTGCGGGAATACCTTTATTTTAAAACCGGCAAAAGCCGATCCTTCTTTATCCATTCGTTTAGCGGAATTACTAAAAGAAGCCGGCTTACCTGATGGTGTATTTAATGTTGT
It encodes the following:
- a CDS encoding catalase; this encodes MSAKCPFDHKTLTTAAGSPVVDNDNTMSAGPRGPLLLQDVWFQEKLAHFARERIPERVVHAKGSAAYGTFTVTQDITKYTKAAVFKPGTQTEVLLRFSTVAGERGAADAERDVRGFSLKFYTSQGNWDLVGNNTPVFFIRDPLKFPDFIHTQKRNPQTNLRDANAAWDFWSRHPESMHQIMTLFSDRGIPQTLRHMNGYGSHTYSFVNEANERFWVKFHFKTQQGHKFYTNEEAAKVVGENRESSQQDLFESIERGEFPRWTVQVQIMPEADAHKHNYAFDLTKVWPHADYPVIEVGVLELNRNPQNYFAEVEQAAFAPSNIVPGIGFSPDRMLQGRLFSYQDAQRYRLGVNHHQIPVNAPKCPYHTTHRDGAMRVDHNGGTNPNYAPNRFETYVPTHDQVPLQIEREAAHFNFREYDEDYYSQPAALYNIFTCEEKDRLAANFAAGLSGVTVPEIVERQLAHFEKVNTELANAIRSKLAK
- a CDS encoding MurR/RpiR family transcriptional regulator, yielding MEENTQLKDLQNKIRLRYDSLSKRLKQVAQYILDNGDSIVFDTVAVISEKANVPPSTLIRFAAEFGFSGFNEMKQIFRENLMEKTTNYTERLQLSHKLNKQHNNSAENILSIFSQANGLALQQLAANTDTQQLRAAAKILNQANNIFVIGLKRSFSVACYFNYALLHLDCRSFVIDGLGGMFDEQLSQVKEGDVIVVISFSPYADETLNIASIAAKKGVRQIAITDSQISPLLTFSDISFIIKEAQVLGFRSQCSTMTLVQTLAITLGLEKESTKLV
- the iolB gene encoding 5-deoxy-glucuronate isomerase, with the translated sequence MSYLLSKSRKNAPLENGEVQKITPESAKWEYVGFEMYHLKNLQNLVLDTEKTEVCLVMIAGKVSVTVAEQTFHKIGNRMTPFEKIPPYAVYVPHNRIIHITADTEAEIAVCRAPSQGNLPVRLITPEQISVEKRGYGNNKRLVHNILPEAEAADALLVVEVFTDEGCTSSFPSHKHDQKNSDQETYLEETYYHRFDPPQGFALQRVYTDDRSLDECMAVYDGDVVQVSKGYHPVATIAGYNNYYLNVMAGPVRQWRFSWEKDHSWINTSEYAKKFEK